Proteins from a single region of Gemmatimonadaceae bacterium:
- a CDS encoding cytochrome c-type biogenesis protein CcmH: protein MSMWTVLALVAALQQPRAPVPAPAPIIARDSTLDRVAREVSSGLRCPVCQGLSIQDSPADLAVEMKHLVREQLAQGRTPDQVRAYFIEKYGEWVLLEPEPQGFNLLVYALPLLLLTAGGYVVVRFVRRHVDPGVPSAGQGR from the coding sequence ATGTCGATGTGGACCGTGTTGGCCCTGGTTGCCGCGCTCCAACAGCCGCGTGCGCCGGTACCGGCGCCCGCGCCAATCATCGCGCGCGATTCAACGCTTGACCGCGTGGCGCGCGAGGTCTCCTCTGGGTTGCGGTGCCCGGTGTGTCAGGGCCTGTCGATCCAGGACTCGCCCGCGGATCTCGCCGTGGAAATGAAGCACCTGGTCCGCGAGCAGCTCGCCCAGGGCCGGACGCCTGACCAGGTACGGGCCTATTTCATCGAGAAGTACGGTGAGTGGGTGCTGTTGGAACCGGAGCCACAGGGATTCAATCTCCTCGTGTATGCCCTGCCGCTGCTGCTGCTCACCGCCGGCGGCTATGTGGTGGTGCGATTCGTTCGTCGGCACGTGGATCCTGGCGTGCCATCGGCCGGCCAGGGACGCTGA
- a CDS encoding HAMP domain-containing histidine kinase, producing the protein MPARPGTLSPSRVSLVVAVATMVVLLAALLAYEAHNAAQSQRRTAERALREYATMAATEFRDRFRERWLGEARQALGAATTGLAVSPFDPLVSLAVLGQSAAGVLPCRAGVSDTDRRLVRVDLRSGAVEVQPAALAGADRDALAAAARRAAQRLPPPEEPYLLTRVGHGAAQRFLVIGVRFVRLGAPIALYAFTVCPSALGTEVPSRIYVDAPLLPASIVAARENRTVLTLVVRDSATDLSRFGADEGASSPYVATVALDEAGFAATLALRNSAIGNVSVGSPSRSRVPLLIGLLALTAVLGAVALVQLRREHDLAQMRADFTSSVSHELRTPLTQIMLYGETLLLDRAPTPADRREAAETIVREAGRLMHMVENVLAFGRQRRAVPAPTLAGVNLAPVVHEAAAMLQPLAEASGVRIEVEVDDRSRVTGERAMLRQVVLNLLDNAIKYGGRERPIRVVVRARDGRMRIQVIDGGRGVPPEERDRVWLPYVRLPHAQGQGGTGLGLAVVHDLVSTMRGRAWIEESEGGGATFLVELDTAPPPRRERAEQALVAR; encoded by the coding sequence ATGCCTGCCCGTCCGGGTACCCTCTCCCCATCGCGTGTCTCACTCGTCGTCGCCGTGGCGACGATGGTGGTGCTGCTCGCGGCGCTCCTCGCCTACGAGGCGCACAACGCGGCGCAGTCTCAGCGTCGCACGGCAGAGCGCGCCCTCCGCGAGTACGCGACCATGGCGGCCACCGAGTTTCGCGATCGCTTCCGCGAACGTTGGCTGGGTGAGGCGCGGCAGGCGTTAGGCGCGGCCACCACCGGGCTCGCGGTCTCACCGTTCGATCCGCTGGTCTCGCTCGCCGTGCTCGGGCAGTCGGCGGCCGGCGTCCTGCCGTGCCGCGCCGGCGTCAGTGATACGGACCGTCGGCTCGTGCGCGTCGATCTCCGATCAGGGGCGGTGGAGGTGCAGCCCGCCGCGCTCGCCGGCGCAGACCGCGACGCGCTGGCCGCCGCGGCGCGGCGCGCGGCGCAACGATTGCCGCCTCCCGAGGAGCCGTACCTGCTGACACGGGTCGGCCATGGCGCCGCGCAGCGCTTTCTGGTCATCGGAGTCCGCTTTGTGCGTTTGGGGGCGCCGATCGCACTGTATGCCTTCACGGTGTGTCCGTCGGCGCTCGGCACCGAGGTTCCGAGTCGTATCTACGTCGATGCGCCGCTGCTTCCGGCGTCCATCGTCGCCGCCCGTGAGAACCGCACCGTGCTCACCCTCGTGGTGCGCGACAGCGCAACCGACCTGTCGCGGTTCGGGGCGGACGAGGGCGCGTCGTCTCCCTACGTCGCGACCGTCGCGCTCGATGAGGCCGGCTTCGCCGCCACGTTGGCCCTCCGCAACTCGGCGATCGGCAACGTGTCGGTAGGGTCGCCGTCGCGCAGTCGCGTGCCGCTGCTCATCGGGCTGCTCGCGCTGACCGCCGTGCTGGGGGCCGTGGCGCTCGTGCAGCTCCGTCGCGAACACGACCTGGCGCAGATGCGCGCCGACTTCACGTCGAGCGTGTCGCACGAGCTGCGCACGCCCCTCACCCAGATCATGCTCTACGGCGAGACATTGCTGCTGGACCGGGCGCCGACGCCTGCCGATCGCCGTGAGGCCGCGGAAACAATCGTGCGCGAAGCGGGTCGCCTGATGCACATGGTGGAAAACGTGCTTGCCTTCGGACGACAACGACGCGCCGTTCCCGCGCCGACGCTGGCCGGTGTGAACCTCGCGCCCGTGGTGCACGAAGCCGCGGCCATGCTGCAACCGCTGGCTGAAGCGTCAGGCGTGCGAATCGAGGTCGAGGTGGATGATCGGAGTCGCGTCACCGGTGAGCGTGCCATGCTGCGTCAGGTGGTGCTCAACCTGCTCGACAACGCCATCAAGTACGGGGGGCGCGAGCGTCCCATCCGAGTCGTGGTGCGCGCGCGCGATGGCCGCATGCGGATCCAGGTCATCGACGGGGGGCGCGGCGTTCCCCCCGAGGAGCGAGACCGCGTGTGGCTCCCGTACGTGCGGCTTCCCCACGCACAGGGGCAGGGTGGTACGGGGCTCGGCCTCGCGGTGGTACACGACCTGGTGAGCACGATGCGGGGGCGCGCCTGGATCGAGGAGAGTGAGGGGGGCGGGGCGACGTTTCTGGTGGAACTCGATACGGCGCCGCCGCCGCGACGCGAACGCGCGGAGCAGGCGCTGGTGGCGCGATGA
- a CDS encoding response regulator transcription factor yields the protein MSRILIVEDNESLARGLRSNLEFEGHEVDVAATATDGLHRARAGGHDLIILDLMLPDGDGYRVLRALREAGQETPVLILSALGEEADKVRGFRFGADDYVAKPFGLLELIARVEALLRRVRPREVPGSVLPQHVQSGDLAIDIGGRRVLRRGREVPLRPREFDLLVALVRRHGELVPRVDLLRDVWGYDDSVVSRTVDTHVAELRRKLEDDPTNPRYIVTVLKGGYRWGERVGG from the coding sequence ATGAGTCGCATTCTGATTGTGGAGGACAACGAGTCCCTGGCGCGCGGCCTGCGCAGCAACCTCGAGTTCGAAGGCCACGAAGTGGACGTGGCGGCGACGGCGACCGACGGGCTCCATCGCGCGCGCGCCGGCGGCCACGACCTGATCATCCTCGACCTCATGCTGCCCGACGGAGACGGCTACCGGGTGCTGCGTGCGCTGCGCGAGGCCGGGCAGGAGACGCCGGTGTTGATCCTGAGCGCGCTTGGCGAAGAAGCGGACAAGGTGCGCGGGTTCCGCTTTGGCGCCGACGACTACGTGGCCAAGCCGTTCGGTCTGCTCGAGCTGATCGCACGCGTCGAGGCCCTGCTGCGGCGAGTGAGGCCGCGCGAGGTTCCTGGCAGCGTGCTCCCCCAACATGTGCAGAGCGGGGATCTCGCGATCGACATTGGCGGCCGCCGCGTGCTGCGCCGGGGCCGCGAGGTGCCGCTGCGTCCGCGGGAGTTCGACCTGCTCGTTGCCCTCGTGAGGCGCCACGGTGAGCTGGTCCCGCGCGTCGATCTGCTGCGGGACGTGTGGGGCTATGATGACTCCGTCGTGAGCCGCACGGTGGATACCCACGTCGCGGAGCTGCGGCGCAAGCTGGAGGACGACCCCACGAACCCGCGCTACATCGTGACGGTGCTCAAGGGGGGATACCGCTGGGGCGAACGGGTCGGGGGGTGA
- a CDS encoding amino acid permease — protein sequence MSLFLRKPVAELTAEAERGVLKRSLGPFNLTALGIGSIIGTGIFVLTGTAASQNAGPALVLSMLVAAVACGFAGLCYAELAAMIPVAGSAYTYAYATVGELIAWIIGWDLILEYALSASTIAVGWSGYAVSLLRDVGIELPAALTAAPGVTVTMASGSVAGGVFNLPAALIVLAVSALLVVGIKESANANAVLVVVKSLVLVVFVAAGVAYVQKANLTPFVPPNTGVFGEFGWSGVLRGAGVIFFAFIGFDAVSTAAQEAKQPQRDMPVAILSSLAICTVLYVAVAIVLTGIVHYSKLNVADPLAVGIDATGLTWLSPFIKVSALFGLFSTMMVQLIGQTRIFFSMSRDGLLPPLFARVHPRFRTPHVSTMLVGVIISIAAGLLPLHLLSQLVSMGTLLAFVLACIGIIVLRKTNPDAPRPFRTPWMPWTPILGALTCLAQMIGLPWATWERLFIWLFIGVVVYWTYGRRHSTLRKRVGA from the coding sequence ATGTCGCTCTTCCTGCGCAAACCCGTCGCCGAACTCACGGCCGAAGCCGAGCGCGGCGTCCTCAAGCGGTCGCTGGGCCCGTTCAACCTCACCGCGTTAGGGATCGGGTCGATCATCGGCACCGGGATCTTCGTGCTCACCGGCACGGCGGCCTCGCAGAACGCCGGGCCTGCGCTGGTCCTCTCGATGCTCGTGGCCGCGGTGGCCTGCGGGTTCGCGGGGCTCTGCTACGCCGAGTTGGCGGCGATGATCCCGGTCGCCGGGAGCGCCTACACCTACGCGTATGCCACCGTCGGTGAGCTGATCGCCTGGATCATCGGCTGGGATCTCATCCTCGAATACGCGCTCTCGGCGTCCACCATCGCCGTGGGCTGGTCGGGCTACGCCGTGTCGCTCCTGCGCGACGTGGGGATCGAGCTGCCGGCAGCGCTCACCGCGGCGCCGGGCGTGACGGTGACCATGGCCAGTGGCAGCGTGGCCGGCGGCGTGTTCAATCTGCCCGCGGCGCTGATCGTGCTCGCCGTCTCGGCGCTGCTGGTGGTCGGGATCAAGGAGAGCGCGAACGCGAACGCCGTGCTCGTGGTTGTGAAGTCGCTGGTCCTCGTCGTGTTCGTCGCCGCCGGTGTCGCCTACGTGCAAAAAGCGAACCTCACACCCTTCGTGCCGCCCAACACCGGCGTGTTCGGCGAGTTCGGCTGGAGCGGGGTGCTGCGTGGTGCCGGCGTCATCTTCTTTGCGTTCATCGGGTTCGATGCCGTGAGTACCGCGGCCCAGGAGGCCAAACAGCCGCAGCGGGACATGCCCGTCGCCATCCTGTCGTCGCTCGCGATCTGCACCGTCCTCTACGTCGCCGTGGCGATCGTGCTCACCGGCATCGTGCACTACTCCAAGCTCAACGTGGCCGACCCGCTCGCCGTCGGCATCGATGCGACGGGGCTCACCTGGCTCAGCCCGTTCATCAAGGTGTCCGCCCTGTTCGGCCTCTTCAGCACGATGATGGTCCAGTTGATCGGTCAGACACGCATCTTCTTCTCGATGAGCCGCGACGGACTGCTGCCCCCGCTGTTTGCGAGGGTCCATCCGCGTTTCCGCACACCGCACGTGTCCACGATGCTGGTCGGCGTCATCATCTCGATCGCCGCCGGCCTGCTCCCGTTGCACCTGCTGAGCCAGCTCGTGAGCATGGGAACGCTGCTCGCGTTCGTGCTCGCGTGCATCGGCATCATCGTGCTGCGCAAGACCAACCCCGACGCTCCACGACCCTTCCGCACGCCGTGGATGCCGTGGACGCCGATCCTCGGTGCCCTCACCTGTCTCGCGCAGATGATCGGCCTGCCATGGGCCACCTGGGAGCGGCTCTTCATCTGGCTGTTCATTGGGGTGGTCGTCTACTGGACGTACGGTCGCCGGCATTCCACGCTGCGGAAGCGCGTGGGCGCGTAG
- a CDS encoding universal stress protein, whose translation MTPVPATSAAAPTVPGARSTRLGPIVVATDGSTGADAAVRAAAELARLEHASLVALAVVPPAPIVATEFGILLPPDETETARRASMQQRVQDQIRELVGESPPTRVEMRAGDPATFIARATDELDARLVVIGIGRHDLLDRLFGGETALHVLRRARTPVFMVPQGYAHSPARLLIATDFSQASLGAAQAALDHLPGIQIVYLAHVAPRVDLQPAIYAAWITEYGSGVDAAFARFRAELSVPAGVTLETVTLTGSASRALLDFAKSTHVDAIVTGSRGHGLVDRLLVGSTATALVRGAQCAVFAVPGSAGEVGAFSAVPDAEWTRRLDEFTRHNAGRPAILEVDDPEIGAQAQHRGYPFQGAAWDHHDRRIEIMLGEPSSTRHLTRGIGDVRSVDIMKDSAGHDLVLRVAHGDGQTILTLLR comes from the coding sequence ATGACCCCGGTCCCCGCAACGTCTGCAGCAGCCCCGACCGTCCCTGGCGCACGGTCCACCCGCCTTGGCCCCATCGTCGTGGCGACGGACGGCTCCACCGGGGCCGATGCGGCGGTGCGGGCCGCGGCCGAACTGGCGCGGCTCGAGCACGCGTCGCTGGTCGCACTCGCGGTGGTACCGCCCGCGCCAATCGTCGCGACAGAGTTTGGCATCCTCCTGCCGCCTGACGAGACGGAGACCGCGCGACGTGCCTCGATGCAGCAACGGGTCCAGGACCAGATCCGCGAGCTGGTGGGGGAGAGCCCACCGACCCGCGTCGAGATGCGCGCGGGTGACCCGGCAACGTTCATTGCCCGCGCTACCGATGAGCTGGACGCGCGGCTCGTGGTGATCGGGATCGGGCGCCACGACCTGCTCGATCGATTGTTTGGCGGAGAAACCGCACTCCACGTGCTGCGCCGGGCCCGTACGCCGGTTTTCATGGTGCCGCAGGGCTACGCGCATTCGCCCGCGCGACTGCTCATCGCCACGGACTTCAGCCAGGCGAGCCTCGGCGCGGCGCAGGCCGCGCTCGACCACCTCCCTGGGATCCAGATCGTCTACCTCGCCCACGTTGCCCCGCGCGTCGACCTGCAGCCCGCGATCTATGCCGCCTGGATCACCGAATACGGATCCGGTGTCGATGCCGCCTTTGCGCGATTCCGCGCCGAACTCTCCGTGCCCGCCGGCGTCACGCTCGAGACCGTCACCCTTACGGGCTCGGCCTCGCGCGCGCTGCTCGATTTCGCGAAGTCGACCCACGTGGACGCGATCGTGACCGGGAGCCGGGGCCACGGATTGGTGGACCGTCTCCTGGTGGGCAGCACGGCCACGGCGCTGGTGCGCGGGGCGCAGTGTGCGGTGTTTGCCGTTCCCGGGAGCGCCGGCGAAGTCGGCGCCTTTTCGGCCGTACCCGATGCCGAGTGGACGCGCCGACTGGACGAATTCACGCGACACAACGCGGGACGTCCGGCGATCCTCGAAGTCGACGACCCGGAGATTGGCGCACAGGCGCAACACCGCGGCTATCCGTTCCAGGGGGCGGCGTGGGACCACCACGACCGCCGGATCGAGATCATGCTCGGCGAGCCGTCGTCCACGCGCCATCTCACGCGCGGAATCGGCGACGTACGCTCGGTGGACATCATGAAGGACTCTGCCGGCCACGACCTGGTGTTGCGTGTGGCGCATGGTGACGGCCAGACGATCCTGACATTGCTGCGCTGA
- a CDS encoding response regulator transcription factor, translated as MSTDLIRVVLADDHAVVRAGLKAVLGTARDIDVVGEARDGQEAITLVDRFQPHVVVMDLSMAGMDGATATKAIAAKGTEARVLILTMHPEEDYLVPLLEAGAAGYLVKSAADRELVDAVRAVAKGDVYVRHAAARVLARGLTQKDPHTVDKERFARLTERERDVLRLTAQGYSAPEIGERLFISPKTVDTYKQRINEKLGLSHRAQYVQFALRLGLLVQT; from the coding sequence ATGTCAACCGACCTGATTCGTGTGGTACTGGCGGACGATCACGCCGTGGTGCGCGCCGGCCTCAAGGCCGTGCTGGGCACCGCGCGGGATATCGACGTCGTCGGCGAGGCGCGCGACGGCCAGGAGGCCATCACGCTCGTCGATCGCTTTCAACCGCACGTCGTCGTGATGGACCTGTCGATGGCCGGCATGGACGGCGCGACGGCTACCAAGGCGATCGCGGCGAAGGGCACGGAGGCCCGCGTCCTGATCCTGACGATGCACCCGGAGGAGGACTACCTCGTGCCGCTCCTCGAGGCGGGAGCCGCCGGGTACCTGGTGAAGAGCGCGGCGGATCGCGAGCTCGTCGACGCGGTGCGCGCGGTCGCCAAGGGCGACGTCTACGTGCGGCACGCCGCTGCGCGCGTGCTCGCCCGCGGACTCACCCAAAAGGATCCGCATACGGTCGACAAGGAGCGTTTTGCACGCCTGACCGAGCGCGAGCGCGACGTGCTGCGACTCACGGCACAGGGATATTCCGCGCCGGAGATCGGCGAGCGACTGTTCATCAGTCCGAAGACCGTCGACACGTACAAACAGCGTATCAACGAGAAGCTTGGCTTGTCCCACCGGGCGCAGTACGTGCAGTTTGCGCTGAGATTGGGGTTGCTCGTCCAGACGTGA
- a CDS encoding PAS domain S-box protein has product MSEPSQAWRNGFVLSVSACVLAIVALVVALIRDDAGGLPRDAVVLSGLAALGTMGAAIVALRSRHRQVTVEHELQSARRTFEGILTIASDAIISIDADQRITLFNNGAESLFGYQASEMIGQPLALLLPERYRTAHVQHVEAFGRGPEVARRMGERRAIFGRRRDGSEFPAEASISRLDVDGSRLYTVVMRDITQRVRADERQRFLARAGVDLTSSLEVEPTLVVAVHAGIPLLGDCAILDLVEPSGEWRRRCSVHDDPDRTRVLRRMEGRLESAPEHPFPVARVLATGQHAIQDLRGSTEPAVTALGAITSQSFPLRARGRVFGVLTLVTTDPARRAADDDVAVAHAFADRVAVAIDNAMLYDEARRASRARDEILQVVSHDLRNPLSGIAMCARVLADQPPDDAAGRRELARGIQDGVAFMNRLIQDLLDVSTIESGHLRIDRDDADLVDVARRALAMVAEPAAERGISLEFRSNGALPAHIDAIRIEQVIANLLANAVKFTDREGRITIEVREAPAGLHVEVSDTGIGIPAEALPHIFDRFWHARRSGRTAGTGLGLAIARGIVEAHGGAISVASAVGQGTTISFHLPVLPTASPRVLPEVAGAAPEATPEVARG; this is encoded by the coding sequence ATGTCGGAACCGTCACAGGCGTGGCGGAACGGGTTCGTCCTCTCGGTGTCGGCGTGTGTGCTCGCCATCGTGGCGCTGGTCGTCGCGCTGATCCGGGACGACGCTGGCGGGCTGCCGCGGGATGCGGTGGTGCTCTCCGGCCTCGCGGCGCTGGGCACGATGGGCGCCGCGATCGTGGCGCTGCGCTCCCGGCACCGACAGGTCACCGTCGAACACGAACTGCAGTCGGCACGGCGCACGTTCGAGGGGATCCTCACGATCGCGTCCGACGCGATTATCTCGATCGACGCCGATCAGCGGATCACGCTTTTCAATAACGGCGCGGAGTCGCTGTTCGGATACCAGGCTTCGGAGATGATCGGGCAGCCGCTCGCGCTTCTTCTCCCGGAGCGGTATCGCACCGCACACGTGCAGCACGTCGAGGCGTTCGGTCGCGGGCCCGAGGTGGCCCGCCGCATGGGGGAGCGCCGCGCCATCTTCGGGCGGCGTCGCGACGGCTCGGAGTTCCCCGCCGAAGCGTCGATCTCCCGGCTCGATGTCGACGGATCCAGGCTCTACACGGTTGTCATGCGCGACATCACGCAGCGCGTGCGGGCGGACGAGCGCCAGCGCTTCCTGGCGCGCGCGGGCGTGGATCTCACGTCGTCGCTCGAGGTGGAACCCACGCTGGTCGTAGCCGTTCACGCAGGCATCCCGTTGTTGGGAGATTGCGCGATCCTCGACCTCGTCGAGCCGAGCGGCGAGTGGCGGCGCCGATGTTCGGTGCACGACGACCCGGACCGCACCCGTGTGCTCCGGCGCATGGAGGGTCGCCTCGAGTCCGCACCCGAACACCCATTCCCGGTGGCGCGGGTCCTCGCGACCGGGCAGCACGCGATTCAGGATCTCCGCGGGAGCACCGAGCCCGCGGTGACGGCGCTCGGCGCGATCACGTCGCAGTCGTTCCCGCTGCGTGCCCGCGGTCGAGTGTTCGGCGTGCTCACGCTCGTGACCACCGATCCGGCGCGTCGTGCGGCCGACGACGATGTCGCGGTCGCGCACGCGTTCGCGGACCGCGTCGCCGTCGCGATCGACAACGCGATGCTCTACGACGAAGCGCGTCGCGCGTCGCGTGCGCGCGACGAGATCCTGCAGGTCGTCTCCCACGACCTGCGCAACCCGCTGAGCGGGATCGCGATGTGTGCCCGCGTCCTCGCCGATCAGCCGCCGGACGACGCCGCGGGGCGCCGTGAACTGGCGCGCGGCATCCAGGACGGCGTGGCCTTCATGAATCGCCTGATCCAGGACCTGCTCGATGTCTCCACCATCGAGTCCGGACACCTGCGTATCGATCGGGACGATGCCGACCTCGTTGACGTGGCGCGTCGCGCGCTCGCCATGGTCGCGGAGCCGGCCGCGGAGCGCGGCATCAGCCTGGAGTTCCGCTCCAACGGCGCGCTGCCGGCACACATCGACGCGATTCGCATCGAACAGGTGATCGCCAACCTGCTCGCCAACGCGGTCAAGTTCACGGATCGCGAGGGCCGCATCACGATCGAGGTGCGCGAGGCGCCCGCCGGGCTGCACGTCGAGGTCTCCGATACCGGCATCGGTATTCCGGCCGAGGCGCTGCCGCACATCTTTGATCGGTTCTGGCACGCCCGCCGATCCGGCCGCACGGCGGGGACGGGTCTGGGCCTCGCCATCGCGCGCGGGATCGTGGAGGCGCACGGCGGCGCGATCAGCGTGGCAAGTGCCGTGGGGCAGGGCACCACGATCAGCTTCCACCTTCCCGTCCTTCCCACGGCCTCGCCGCGGGTTCTGCCCGAGGTGGCCGGCGCTGCGCCAGAGGCAACGCCCGAAGTCGCGCGCGGCTAA
- a CDS encoding class I SAM-dependent methyltransferase, with translation MLSPQDLSRVDMKAVLRDAARKQGFVTPMFEHIAPRYDAFTRLFSFGMDARWKGTMLGWLAAQHPAPARILDVACGTGDLALVAARRFPNAMVTGVDAAERMIELARCRTSAARSTSVQFLVQDLTRTSCASASIDAMLAGYAFRNIPRLDDGLAEAARVVRPGGWLYTLDFYRPTAAWWRATFLGWLRASGSAVGWWWHRAPVIYAYIADSIDAWVDVDGFEAALARHGFSVEQRRIVLLGGVAMHAARRQ, from the coding sequence ATGCTCTCACCCCAGGACCTGAGTCGCGTCGACATGAAGGCGGTGCTGCGCGATGCCGCGCGCAAGCAGGGCTTCGTGACGCCGATGTTCGAGCACATCGCGCCCCGTTACGATGCGTTCACGCGACTCTTCAGCTTTGGGATGGACGCGAGGTGGAAAGGCACCATGCTCGGCTGGTTGGCGGCGCAGCATCCCGCGCCGGCGCGCATCCTCGATGTGGCGTGTGGCACCGGCGATCTGGCGCTGGTCGCTGCGCGGCGGTTCCCCAACGCGATGGTCACCGGCGTCGATGCCGCGGAGCGCATGATCGAGTTGGCCAGGTGCCGCACGAGTGCTGCGCGCAGCACCAGCGTGCAGTTTCTTGTTCAGGATCTCACCCGCACCTCGTGCGCGTCAGCGTCGATCGACGCGATGCTCGCGGGATACGCCTTTCGCAACATCCCGCGGCTCGACGACGGGCTCGCCGAGGCTGCGCGCGTCGTGCGGCCCGGCGGCTGGCTCTACACACTCGACTTCTATCGTCCGACCGCGGCCTGGTGGCGCGCCACCTTCCTCGGCTGGCTGCGAGCCAGCGGAAGCGCTGTGGGGTGGTGGTGGCATCGGGCGCCAGTGATCTATGCGTACATCGCCGACTCGATCGACGCGTGGGTCGACGTCGATGGATTCGAGGCTGCGCTGGCGCGGCACGGTTTTTCGGTGGAGCAACGACGCATCGTGCTGCTGGGTGGCGTTGCTATGCACGCGGCACGACGCCAATGA
- a CDS encoding mannose-1-phosphate guanylyltransferase — MSIPTPTAPTIIATEAGASVLPGEQRSATPLLGADAAMWAVVLAGGIGSRFWPLSSPSRPKQLLRLLGEGPLIDECIGRLDPLIPAERVLVVTSADIADAIRAAIPTVPAQNVLVEPRPLGTAAAVALGAQEVARRAGPDTLVALLHADIAVSFPDAFRHTLRHAGGVAARDDVIVTIGSPARRADPAFGYAVPAAAVAIDQPFAGGGAAFVSQFVEKPSAKLAASLIERRAVWHTGVCVWRSRVMLDALRKLTPEVATALDALANGAHDAFFASVQSTSIERGLFERSDMLVVVPGEFGWDDVGTWASLKRARDLDDDGNGGHGSSHFVEATGNIVHAEGSDVVLFGVDNLLVVTLDGITFVTTVDRATDLRPLLDRLPPDVRQVGRGSRAPGTG, encoded by the coding sequence TTGTCGATCCCGACCCCGACCGCGCCGACGATCATCGCCACCGAAGCCGGCGCCAGTGTGCTGCCCGGCGAGCAGCGCTCGGCGACCCCGCTGCTGGGCGCGGATGCTGCCATGTGGGCCGTGGTGCTCGCTGGCGGCATTGGTTCGCGCTTCTGGCCGCTGTCGAGCCCGTCGCGACCCAAGCAGCTCCTGCGCTTGCTCGGCGAAGGACCACTGATCGACGAATGCATCGGACGGCTGGACCCGCTCATTCCCGCCGAGCGTGTGCTGGTGGTCACGAGCGCCGACATTGCCGACGCCATCCGGGCGGCAATCCCCACGGTACCGGCGCAGAACGTGCTCGTCGAACCGCGACCGTTAGGCACGGCGGCCGCCGTTGCCCTCGGCGCCCAGGAGGTGGCGCGACGCGCCGGACCCGACACCCTGGTGGCGCTGCTGCACGCCGACATTGCGGTGTCCTTTCCTGATGCCTTTCGGCACACCCTTCGGCACGCCGGTGGCGTGGCGGCGCGCGATGACGTGATCGTCACCATCGGGAGTCCGGCGCGGCGGGCCGATCCGGCGTTCGGTTACGCGGTGCCCGCGGCCGCGGTGGCCATCGACCAGCCCTTTGCGGGCGGCGGCGCGGCCTTCGTGTCGCAGTTCGTGGAGAAGCCGTCAGCGAAACTGGCGGCCTCGTTGATCGAGCGCCGCGCGGTCTGGCATACCGGCGTGTGCGTCTGGCGCTCACGCGTGATGCTCGACGCCCTGCGCAAGCTCACCCCCGAGGTGGCGACGGCCCTGGACGCGCTCGCCAACGGTGCCCACGACGCGTTCTTTGCGTCCGTGCAGTCGACGTCCATCGAACGCGGCCTGTTCGAGCGGAGCGACATGCTGGTCGTCGTTCCCGGCGAGTTCGGGTGGGACGATGTTGGCACCTGGGCATCCCTCAAGCGTGCCCGCGATCTCGACGATGACGGCAACGGCGGCCACGGCAGCTCGCATTTTGTCGAGGCGACGGGCAACATCGTGCACGCCGAGGGCTCTGACGTGGTGCTGTTCGGCGTCGACAACCTGCTCGTGGTGACGCTCGACGGTATCACGTTCGTGACCACGGTCGATCGCGCGACCGACCTGCGCCCGCTGCTCGACCGCCTGCCGCCCGACGTGCGACAGGTTGGTCGCGGGTCCCGCGCGCCTGGCACAGGCTGA